Proteins from one Caulobacter sp. 73W genomic window:
- a CDS encoding DUF885 family protein has translation MKKIVLAAALAAGATFAMTAPHVLAQPAAALQSDAVAAFRKIADTEWAWRQKEIPQRGNLVMPDVSAAAQARRLAYWENVQKQLQGVDISKLPISERTTYAVYKHDIDNFVEDGRFKLYEMPFNADSSFWAGLAGQARRTMTTTAEYDQYLTRLRGTPKYYDDQIANMRAGIKRGFTQPRETLAGRDASIAAVADVTDPKANLFYEPFNKMPSSIPAADQARLRAEAQTVIAQAVIPAHQKLLTFWRQEYLPKARTTLGAEVLPDGKAFYQSQIRQYTTTNLTPDQIHKIGLQEVARITGEMEAIKTKVGFQGDLAAFNTYLKTDKQFKFDKPEHLLWYGAWIIKKVDGQLPRYFGTLNETPFTLIPVPDNIAPFYTAGRGGNGSCQLNTYDLPSRPKYNIAALTVHECNPGHAFQGIVQRNIKGLPPYRTQTYISAYGEGWGLYTEKLGVEMGVYETPYDDFGRLSYEMWRAARLVIDTGVHAKGWTRKQAIDYLASHTALSDHEVTTEVDRYITWPGQALAYKLGQMEILRIRAKAEAELGPKFDIRAFHDQFLALGVATLPALAEEMDAFIEESKTKTTAAQ, from the coding sequence ATGAAGAAGATTGTCCTGGCCGCCGCGCTCGCGGCCGGCGCCACCTTTGCCATGACCGCGCCGCACGTGCTGGCCCAGCCCGCAGCCGCCCTGCAGTCCGACGCCGTCGCCGCCTTCCGTAAGATCGCCGACACCGAGTGGGCCTGGCGCCAAAAGGAGATTCCCCAGCGCGGCAATCTGGTGATGCCCGATGTCAGCGCCGCCGCCCAGGCGCGCCGTCTGGCCTACTGGGAGAATGTCCAAAAGCAGTTGCAGGGCGTGGACATCTCCAAGCTGCCGATCTCGGAGCGCACGACCTACGCCGTCTACAAGCACGACATCGACAACTTCGTCGAGGACGGCCGCTTCAAGCTCTATGAGATGCCGTTCAACGCCGACAGCTCCTTCTGGGCCGGCCTGGCGGGCCAGGCGCGCCGGACCATGACGACGACGGCCGAGTACGATCAGTACCTCACCCGTCTGCGCGGCACGCCAAAGTACTACGACGACCAGATCGCCAACATGCGCGCCGGCATCAAGCGCGGCTTCACCCAGCCACGTGAGACCCTGGCGGGCCGTGACGCCTCCATCGCCGCCGTCGCCGACGTGACCGATCCCAAGGCCAACCTCTTCTACGAGCCCTTCAACAAGATGCCGTCGTCGATCCCGGCGGCGGACCAAGCGCGCCTTCGCGCCGAAGCGCAGACTGTGATCGCCCAGGCGGTGATCCCGGCGCACCAAAAGCTGCTGACCTTCTGGCGTCAGGAATACCTGCCCAAGGCCCGCACGACGCTGGGCGCCGAAGTGCTGCCGGACGGCAAGGCCTTCTACCAGTCGCAGATCCGCCAATACACGACCACCAACCTGACCCCCGACCAGATCCACAAGATCGGTCTGCAGGAGGTGGCGCGCATCACCGGAGAGATGGAAGCCATCAAGACCAAGGTTGGCTTCCAGGGCGATCTGGCGGCCTTCAACACCTATCTGAAGACTGACAAGCAGTTCAAATTCGACAAGCCCGAGCACCTGCTGTGGTACGGCGCCTGGATCATCAAGAAGGTCGACGGCCAGCTGCCGCGCTATTTCGGAACGCTGAACGAGACGCCTTTCACCCTGATCCCGGTGCCGGACAACATCGCGCCGTTCTACACCGCCGGTCGCGGCGGCAATGGCTCGTGTCAGCTCAACACCTACGACCTGCCGTCGCGCCCCAAGTACAACATCGCCGCCCTGACGGTGCATGAGTGCAATCCGGGCCACGCCTTCCAGGGCATCGTCCAGCGCAACATCAAGGGCCTGCCTCCCTACCGCACGCAGACCTACATCAGCGCCTACGGCGAGGGCTGGGGCCTCTACACCGAAAAGCTGGGCGTCGAGATGGGCGTCTATGAGACCCCATACGACGACTTTGGCCGTCTGAGCTACGAGATGTGGCGCGCCGCCCGCCTGGTGATCGACACCGGCGTGCACGCCAAGGGCTGGACCCGCAAGCAGGCCATCGACTACCTGGCCAGCCACACTGCGCTCTCCGACCACGAAGTGACGACCGAGGTCGATCGCTACATCACCTGGCCGGGCCAGGCCCTGGCCTACAAGCTGGGTCAGATGGAGATCCTGCGCATCCGGGCGAAGGCCGAGGCCGAGCTTGGTCCCAAGTTCGACATCCGCGCCTTCCATGACCAATTCTTGGCGCTCGGCGTGGCGACCCTGCCGGCCCTGGCCGAGGAGATGGACGCCTTCATCGAAGAGTCCAAGACCAAGACGACCGCGGCCCAGTAG
- a CDS encoding M20/M25/M40 family metallo-hydrolase — translation MPSLLARSLVAAVAASAMLAQSGVAGAAPAGPAPTDADRAAARALLKTLVAIPSAKGRGQVPKVVEVVTARLAQAGFAPEDIVRVPIDIDGERTQGLIVRYKGKGGPKKPVALLAHMDVVDAVPGSWTSDPYVPMEKDGYLHGRGSTDNKFAVTVLTETFARLKRAGWTPDRDLFLAFSGDEETGMLSTRKVIAHPLMQGVEYALNADAGVGLLSKDGKPVAFSMQAAEKTTATFELTASNPGGHSSAPRPDNAVYDLADALKAVQALSFPVELNEITRPMAAKMAKDEGGAFGSALERLLTDPTDAAAIAEAKRHPNSSNILWTTCVATMLRGGNAPNALPTGATATVNCRILPGTPAAAVQAKIQKAVGDKIAISLVGEAVESPISPVRKDILAALQTATNATWPGVTLEPSLSSGGTEGREYRRAGVPTYGAGSLGLFPDDMRAHGANERVPLASFDKELTYWNVLLGEIAGHGR, via the coding sequence ATGCCGTCGCTTCTCGCCCGATCGCTCGTCGCCGCCGTCGCCGCCTCCGCCATGCTCGCCCAGTCGGGCGTGGCGGGCGCCGCGCCGGCGGGACCTGCGCCCACCGACGCCGACCGCGCAGCCGCCCGCGCCTTGCTCAAGACCCTGGTCGCTATTCCAAGCGCCAAGGGGCGAGGGCAGGTCCCCAAGGTGGTCGAGGTGGTGACAGCCCGCCTGGCGCAGGCCGGCTTCGCGCCAGAAGACATCGTTCGCGTGCCCATCGATATCGATGGCGAGCGCACACAAGGCCTCATCGTCCGCTACAAGGGCAAGGGCGGTCCCAAGAAGCCCGTGGCCCTGCTCGCCCACATGGACGTGGTCGACGCGGTCCCCGGCAGCTGGACGAGCGACCCTTATGTTCCAATGGAGAAGGACGGCTACCTGCATGGCCGAGGCTCCACCGACAACAAGTTCGCCGTCACCGTGCTGACCGAGACCTTCGCGCGGCTCAAACGGGCCGGCTGGACGCCCGATCGCGATCTCTTCCTCGCTTTCTCGGGCGACGAGGAGACCGGCATGCTGTCGACGCGCAAGGTCATCGCCCATCCGCTGATGCAGGGCGTCGAGTATGCCCTGAACGCCGACGCCGGAGTCGGCCTGCTCAGCAAGGACGGCAAGCCCGTGGCCTTCAGCATGCAGGCGGCGGAGAAGACCACGGCCACGTTCGAGCTGACCGCGTCCAACCCGGGCGGCCACAGCTCGGCGCCGCGTCCCGATAACGCCGTCTACGACCTGGCCGACGCCCTCAAGGCCGTCCAGGCGCTGAGTTTCCCGGTCGAGCTCAACGAGATCACCCGGCCCATGGCCGCCAAGATGGCCAAGGACGAGGGCGGCGCTTTCGGCTCGGCGCTGGAGCGCCTGCTGACCGATCCGACCGATGCGGCGGCTATTGCCGAGGCCAAGCGCCATCCCAATTCCAGCAACATCCTGTGGACCACCTGCGTGGCCACCATGCTGCGCGGCGGCAATGCGCCCAACGCCTTGCCGACCGGCGCCACGGCCACGGTCAACTGCCGCATCCTGCCGGGCACGCCGGCCGCCGCGGTCCAGGCCAAGATCCAAAAGGCCGTGGGCGACAAGATCGCCATCTCTCTGGTGGGGGAGGCGGTGGAGAGCCCGATTTCCCCGGTGCGCAAGGACATCCTGGCGGCCCTGCAGACGGCGACCAACGCCACCTGGCCCGGCGTCACCCTGGAGCCGAGCTTGTCGTCGGGCGGCACCGAGGGGCGCGAATATCGCCGCGCCGGCGTGCCGACCTATGGGGCGGGAAGCCTTGGCCTTTTCCCCGACGACATGCGCGCCCATGGCGCCAACGAGCGCGTGCCGCTGGCGTCCTTCGACAAGGAGCTGACCTATTGGAACGTGCTCTTGGGGGAGATCGCCGGTCATGGACGCTAA
- a CDS encoding penicillin acylase family protein — MRTSSRFAIAASLAVLTFASTALAAETAASAHAANVTITRDDWGIAHIKGKTDADAVFGMIYAQAEDDFARIETNYLVNLGRLAEAEGEKAIWQDLRQRLFIDPQVLKADYAASPQWLKTLMIAWADGLNHFLATHPNIKPRVLTKFEPWMALSFTEGSIGGDIERVPLTQLEAFYGQRKVAMTADEKGLVYREPQGSNGFAIAPSNTKDGKALLLINPHTSFFFRSEQQVTSDEGLNAYGAATWGQFFIYQGFNATAGWMHTSSGIDNVDEFAETIDRADGKLTYRYGAERRAVIQKPVTLSYRTADGALAQRTFTTYATHHGPIVRQEGDKWVAFALMNKPVAALQQSFLRTKAKGYAEFIKVADLKANSSNATLFADSAGTIAYLHPQFVPVREDRFDYKKPVDGSDPATDWKGLHDLATLPSVVNPASGWAMNTNNWPWTAAGADSPKASSFPRYMDQAGENPRGPHAVEVLTARKDFSLPTLIEAAYDPHLTAFSRLIPTLTAAYDRLAPSDPLKAKLAGQIELLRSWDKRWGLTSEATSLAVFWGEALWAPSAAPAKAAGISVWDYMAERTSDAQRLGALAEASDRLVQDFGSWRVAWGQINRLQRNDGAIVQTFDDAKPSIGVPFTASQWGSLAAFGAKRYPGTRRYYGTLGNSFVAAVEFGPKVQARAISVGGESSDPSSKHFSDQSERYAKGALRPVYFHPDELEGHVERRYRP; from the coding sequence ATGCGCACCTCGTCCCGCTTCGCCATCGCCGCCTCACTGGCTGTCTTGACCTTCGCATCGACGGCCTTGGCCGCCGAGACCGCCGCCAGCGCGCACGCGGCGAACGTGACCATCACCCGCGACGACTGGGGCATCGCCCACATCAAGGGCAAGACCGACGCCGACGCGGTGTTCGGCATGATCTACGCCCAGGCCGAAGACGATTTTGCCCGCATCGAGACCAACTACCTGGTCAATTTGGGCCGCCTGGCCGAGGCCGAAGGCGAGAAGGCGATCTGGCAGGATCTTCGCCAGCGCCTGTTCATCGACCCACAGGTCCTCAAGGCCGACTACGCCGCCAGCCCGCAATGGCTGAAGACGCTGATGATCGCGTGGGCAGATGGGCTGAACCACTTCCTCGCCACCCATCCGAACATAAAGCCGCGCGTCCTGACCAAGTTCGAGCCGTGGATGGCGTTGAGCTTCACCGAGGGCAGCATCGGCGGCGACATCGAGCGTGTGCCCCTGACCCAGCTGGAAGCCTTCTATGGCCAGCGCAAAGTCGCCATGACCGCCGACGAGAAGGGTCTGGTCTATCGTGAGCCGCAAGGCTCCAACGGCTTCGCCATCGCGCCGTCCAACACCAAGGACGGCAAGGCGCTGTTGCTGATCAATCCGCACACCAGCTTCTTCTTCCGCTCCGAACAGCAGGTGACCAGCGATGAGGGCCTGAACGCCTATGGCGCGGCGACCTGGGGCCAGTTCTTCATCTACCAGGGCTTCAACGCCACCGCCGGCTGGATGCACACCTCCAGCGGCATCGACAATGTCGACGAGTTCGCCGAGACCATCGACAGGGCGGACGGCAAGCTGACCTATCGCTACGGCGCCGAGCGCCGCGCGGTGATCCAAAAGCCGGTGACCCTCAGCTACCGAACGGCGGACGGCGCGCTGGCCCAGCGTACCTTCACCACCTACGCCACCCATCATGGCCCGATCGTCCGCCAGGAGGGGGACAAGTGGGTCGCCTTCGCCTTGATGAATAAGCCGGTCGCGGCCCTGCAGCAGTCGTTCCTGCGCACCAAGGCCAAGGGCTACGCCGAGTTCATCAAGGTCGCCGACCTGAAGGCCAACTCGTCCAACGCCACCTTGTTCGCCGATAGCGCCGGGACCATCGCCTATCTGCATCCGCAGTTCGTGCCGGTTCGCGAAGACCGCTTCGATTACAAGAAGCCCGTCGACGGCTCCGATCCGGCCACCGACTGGAAGGGCCTGCACGACCTTGCGACCTTGCCGTCCGTGGTCAATCCCGCCAGCGGCTGGGCGATGAACACCAACAACTGGCCTTGGACCGCCGCGGGCGCCGACAGTCCCAAGGCCTCAAGCTTCCCCCGCTACATGGATCAGGCCGGCGAGAACCCGCGCGGGCCGCATGCGGTCGAGGTGCTGACCGCCCGCAAGGATTTCAGCCTGCCGACCCTGATCGAGGCGGCCTACGATCCACATCTGACGGCCTTCTCGCGGCTGATCCCCACGCTCACCGCCGCCTATGACCGCCTGGCGCCCAGCGATCCGCTGAAGGCCAAACTGGCTGGCCAGATCGAGCTGCTGCGCAGCTGGGACAAGCGCTGGGGGCTGACCTCAGAGGCGACATCCCTGGCCGTCTTCTGGGGCGAGGCGCTTTGGGCGCCGTCGGCCGCGCCGGCCAAGGCGGCGGGGATTTCGGTGTGGGACTATATGGCCGAGCGCACGAGCGACGCCCAGCGGCTTGGGGCGCTCGCCGAAGCCTCCGATCGACTGGTCCAGGACTTCGGCTCCTGGCGCGTGGCGTGGGGCCAGATCAATCGTCTGCAGCGCAATGACGGCGCCATCGTCCAGACCTTCGATGACGCCAAGCCCAGCATCGGCGTGCCGTTCACCGCGTCCCAGTGGGGCTCCCTGGCCGCCTTCGGCGCCAAGCGTTATCCTGGGACCAGGCGCTATTACGGAACGCTCGGCAACAGCTTCGTCGCCGCGGTGGAGTTCGGCCCCAAGGTGCAGGCCCGCGCGATCAGCGTCGGGGGCGAAAGCAGCGACCCGAGCTCCAAGCACTTCAGCGATCAGTCCGAACGCTACGCCAAGGGGGCGCTGCGGCCGGTCTACTTCCACCCCGACGAACTGGAAGGTCACGTGGAGCGCCGCTACCGCCCATGA
- a CDS encoding M24 family metallopeptidase, translated as MDAKRFSIHRRGLMAGLAAAAATPGFALAKARPAPISAAERAGRIAKAQRLLQQSGLAALIVEPGSSMIYFCGVSWWLSERPTLLMIPREGPAEMITPAFEEDRLRELLAIAADVRVWNEHEDPYALAAGWLMDRKLGGAKLAFDAGVRHFVSDGILKAAPGASGVSGAAIVDACRMIKSPAEIALMQAATDITIAAYRKVGGAIAIGMTRQDITGAMHAAMAAGGGATPAGEATVDAATSFPHGSTKPQVVRSGSVVLMDFGCTVEGYHADVSRTCVIGEPAAAVRTVWEDVRKGQDAAFAAARLGRPAGEVDDAVRAFYATRGYAPGYGTPGLTHRTGHGIGLDVHEPVNFVHGEKTLLAAGMCFSNEPGIYDPGRFGVRIEDCLYMTAQGPRWFSEPPPSIDTPFGP; from the coding sequence ATGGACGCTAAACGTTTCTCCATCCACCGGCGCGGCCTGATGGCGGGCCTGGCCGCCGCGGCTGCGACGCCCGGCTTTGCTCTGGCCAAAGCCCGACCAGCGCCGATCTCAGCGGCCGAGCGGGCAGGGCGGATCGCCAAGGCCCAAAGGCTCCTGCAGCAGTCGGGTCTGGCGGCGCTGATCGTCGAGCCGGGCTCGAGCATGATCTATTTTTGCGGCGTGTCGTGGTGGCTGAGCGAGCGACCAACCCTGCTGATGATCCCGCGCGAGGGGCCGGCGGAGATGATTACGCCGGCCTTCGAGGAAGATCGCCTGCGAGAGCTGCTGGCCATCGCCGCCGACGTGCGCGTCTGGAACGAGCATGAAGACCCTTACGCCCTGGCGGCCGGCTGGCTGATGGATCGCAAGCTTGGCGGCGCCAAGCTGGCTTTCGACGCCGGCGTTCGCCACTTCGTCTCCGACGGGATCTTGAAGGCCGCCCCCGGCGCCAGCGGGGTGAGCGGAGCCGCCATCGTCGACGCGTGCCGCATGATCAAGTCGCCGGCCGAGATCGCCCTGATGCAGGCGGCCACCGACATCACCATCGCCGCCTATCGCAAGGTCGGCGGCGCGATCGCCATCGGCATGACGCGCCAGGACATCACAGGCGCCATGCATGCGGCCATGGCCGCTGGCGGCGGCGCCACACCGGCGGGCGAGGCGACGGTCGATGCGGCCACCAGCTTCCCGCACGGCAGCACCAAGCCGCAGGTCGTGCGGTCCGGCTCCGTGGTGCTCATGGACTTTGGCTGCACGGTCGAGGGCTATCACGCCGATGTCTCGCGCACCTGCGTGATCGGCGAGCCCGCAGCGGCGGTGCGCACCGTGTGGGAGGATGTCCGCAAGGGCCAGGACGCGGCCTTCGCCGCCGCACGGCTAGGCAGGCCCGCCGGAGAGGTCGACGACGCCGTGCGCGCCTTCTACGCCACGCGCGGCTATGCGCCAGGCTACGGCACGCCGGGCCTGACCCATCGCACCGGCCACGGCATTGGGCTTGATGTCCACGAGCCGGTCAATTTCGTGCACGGCGAAAAGACGCTGCTGGCGGCGGGCATGTGCTTCTCCAACGAGCCGGGCATCTATGATCCGGGCCGCTTTGGCGTGCGCATTGAGGATTGCCTCTACATGACCGCCCAGGGCCCGCGCTGGTTCTCCGAGCCGCCGCCCTCGATCGACACGCCCTTTGGCCCGTAA
- a CDS encoding GNAT family N-acetyltransferase yields the protein MSDEIFEVINNEADGRFEIHLDDKVAYAEYRVLASGVLFPHTEVPVFFEGRGVGSALVKAAMAWVRERQLLVMPACTFVAGYIQRHPDLHDMVHPGYRAALGI from the coding sequence ATGAGCGACGAGATTTTCGAGGTCATCAACAACGAGGCCGACGGCCGCTTCGAAATCCATCTCGACGACAAGGTCGCCTATGCCGAGTACCGCGTGCTGGCCAGCGGCGTGCTCTTTCCCCACACCGAGGTGCCTGTCTTCTTCGAAGGGCGCGGTGTCGGCTCGGCCCTGGTCAAGGCGGCCATGGCCTGGGTGCGCGAGCGCCAGCTGCTGGTGATGCCGGCCTGCACCTTCGTGGCCGGCTACATCCAGCGCCATCCCGATCTGCACGACATGGTGCATCCAGGCTATCGGGCTGCGCTGGGGATCTAG
- a CDS encoding dienelactone hydrolase family protein codes for MCDDDIHPGLVVDPSLSRRAFGLMAVAAAGVAGAAHAAAVVEKDVEIKTADGTADAALYYPEGKGSWPAVLIWPDVMSLRPAFREMGRRLAASGYVVLVPNLYYRVKRAPVIEGSFNFSNPEDRAKITPMRATVTPDGTARDATAYLAFLDAQPQTNKKKKAGVQGYCMGGPLSVQTAAAVPDRIAAVASFHGGGLFTDQPTSPHLLLPKTKAEYLVLVAENDDKQDPSAKEKFKAALDAAKRPSKVEVYAGAAHGWTVKGSQVYNEPAAERAWAELLDLYKRNLG; via the coding sequence ATGTGTGACGACGACATCCACCCGGGCCTGGTTGTTGACCCAAGCCTTTCTCGCCGCGCCTTTGGCCTGATGGCCGTGGCGGCTGCCGGCGTCGCCGGGGCGGCGCACGCCGCGGCGGTTGTTGAGAAGGACGTGGAGATCAAGACCGCCGACGGGACCGCTGATGCGGCCCTCTACTATCCCGAAGGCAAGGGCAGCTGGCCCGCCGTGCTGATCTGGCCGGATGTCATGAGCCTGCGTCCCGCCTTTCGCGAAATGGGCCGCCGCCTGGCCGCTTCGGGCTATGTGGTTTTGGTGCCCAACCTCTACTACCGCGTCAAACGCGCCCCGGTGATCGAGGGAAGCTTCAACTTCTCCAACCCTGAAGATCGCGCCAAGATCACGCCGATGCGCGCCACGGTGACGCCGGACGGCACCGCGCGCGACGCGACGGCCTATCTGGCCTTCCTCGACGCTCAACCGCAAACCAATAAGAAAAAGAAGGCCGGCGTTCAGGGCTATTGCATGGGCGGGCCGCTGTCGGTGCAGACGGCCGCGGCCGTGCCTGACCGCATCGCTGCGGTAGCCAGCTTCCACGGGGGCGGCCTCTTCACCGACCAGCCGACCAGCCCCCACCTGCTGCTGCCCAAGACCAAGGCCGAGTACTTGGTCCTGGTGGCTGAGAACGACGACAAGCAGGACCCGAGCGCCAAGGAGAAGTTCAAGGCCGCGCTGGACGCCGCCAAGCGCCCCTCCAAGGTCGAGGTCTATGCCGGCGCCGCCCACGGTTGGACCGTCAAGGGCAGCCAAGTCTACAACGAGCCGGCCGCCGAAAGGGCCTGGGCCGAACTGCTGGACCTCTACAAGCGCAACCTGGGCTAG
- a CDS encoding VOC family protein yields the protein MSQDLNWRIDHTGVGVGDIRASARFYDAVLGSLGLRPLMRITTTFGQASGADDPDLAGVGYGRDYPIFWIDLFHPAGVRQHTAFRAISRAEVEAFHRSAIEAGGRDNGAPGLRTGGYPSGYFAAFVFDPDGNNIEAVFREA from the coding sequence GTGTCTCAGGACCTGAACTGGCGGATCGATCACACCGGCGTCGGGGTTGGCGACATCCGAGCCTCCGCACGCTTCTACGACGCGGTCCTGGGCAGCCTTGGCCTTCGCCCGCTCATGCGCATCACCACGACGTTCGGCCAGGCCAGCGGCGCCGATGATCCCGACCTGGCCGGCGTGGGCTACGGCCGCGACTATCCGATCTTCTGGATCGACCTCTTTCATCCTGCCGGCGTCAGACAGCACACCGCGTTCAGAGCAATAAGCCGCGCGGAGGTCGAGGCCTTCCACCGATCGGCCATCGAGGCCGGAGGCCGCGATAATGGCGCTCCGGGACTTCGCACGGGCGGCTATCCATCGGGGTACTTCGCCGCCTTCGTTTTCGATCCGGATGGAAACAACATCGAGGCGGTCTTCCGAGAAGCCTAG